The Solibacillus sp. FSL R7-0668 genome includes the window TTGCTCGCGTCGATATTCAGCCACTTTTAACTGATTATTCTTTTCGGCTTCGGCAATTTCAGTTGCGCGTTCTAGTTCCGCTTTTTGAGCTTCTTGAGCAGCTTGAGCACGCTTAATACGTGTTTCCTTATCCGCTTCGGCTGTCGCAATATCCGCATCACGCTTTACTTGTGCAATACGCGGCTTACCTAAAGAATCTAGGTAGCCATTTTTGTCGCGTACATCTTTGATCGTAAATGAAACGATAATTAAACCCATCTTCGCCAAATCCTGCGAAGCGACACGCTGTACTTCCTGTGAGAATTTATCACGATTTTTATAAATTTCCTCGACTGTCATCGAGCCAAGAATAGAGCGTAGGTGACCTTCTAATACTTCACGAGCTTCCCCTTCACGCTCATGCTTTTCCTTTCCTAAAAATTGCTCAGCAGCAGTCGCAATTTCCGAAATCGATCCGCCGATTTTAATAATGGCTGTTCCATCTGCCATTACTGGAACGCCTTGTTCTGTATATACTTCTGGAGTAGTAACCTCAAGCTTACTAGATAGCAGGCTTAAAGGCTGTGCTTGCTGGAAAACAGGGAATACAAATGTACCGCCACCGCGAATGATTTTAATGCGATTGCCCGACTCATCGGTATGTACATTTTTGCTGCCTAAATAGCTACCTGTCACAATAAGCGCTTCATCTGGACCAGCTGTACGATATTTCATAATATAGACTGCGACAATGGCAAGAATTAAGAATAAAACAACGCCAATGGCAATAAGTATACCTAACATATAAACATCCTCCTAAAATGTAAATTCTTCGTTTTCATAGATTGCTACAAATGCGGTACCATCACGAACTTCGATAATTAACACTTGGGTATCATAAGGAATTTCAACATGGTGATAACTAGCCGCCCGTTTGGAAATAATGCCGTTGACTCCTTCAATCACGATTTCTCCAAAGCCATCTAACGGAATCGGGACAATGACTCGCGCAACCTGACTTTCTAGTGAGGCATCGGTATAGGCTAATGACACTTCGGCAGAGCGCAGTGGCACGAGTAAGAAAAAATAAAGTAGTGCGGTAAAAATGCTCGCGATAAAAAATGCGATGCCTAAAATGATCAAGCTTGTAAATGATGTGAAGCGTTCGAAAATGTATCCAGCGGCGGCTGTAAAGGTAATGAAGGATAAAATAATGGCTGGATCAAAAATAGGAATGGTATCCAACGAAACATCTGCTATGTCTGCGAAAAACAAATACAAAACGGTACAGCAGCCGATGACGATTAAAATAATTAAGTAAATGATATCTAATGAATACCCAAACATCTTAACACCTCCTTTGCTTTGTTATTTACTTATACGGAATAAAGT containing:
- a CDS encoding flotillin family protein — protein: MLGILIAIGVVLFLILAIVAVYIMKYRTAGPDEALIVTGSYLGSKNVHTDESGNRIKIIRGGGTFVFPVFQQAQPLSLLSSKLEVTTPEVYTEQGVPVMADGTAIIKIGGSISEIATAAEQFLGKEKHEREGEAREVLEGHLRSILGSMTVEEIYKNRDKFSQEVQRVASQDLAKMGLIIVSFTIKDVRDKNGYLDSLGKPRIAQVKRDADIATAEADKETRIKRAQAAQEAQKAELERATEIAEAEKNNQLKVAEYRREQDIAKARADQAYELETARAKQEVTEQEMQIQIIERQKQIELEEKEILRREKQYDSEVKKKADADRYAIEQNAEAQKRKELAQADAEKYRIETQAQAEAERIRLDGLAKADAERAQGTAEAEIIRLRGLAEAEAKQKIAEAFEQFGQAAVLDMIVKMLPEYAKQVASPLSNIDKITVVDTGGGANGGAGKVTGYATDLMAGLQETLKASSGIDVKDLIETYVGKNAFEKTASISNERFSQVEELVEK